From Deltaproteobacteria bacterium, the proteins below share one genomic window:
- a CDS encoding adenine phosphoribosyltransferase: MQDLKKYIRDVPNFPKAGIMFRDITPLLANGPAWRDTVKAVADRYRNRVDIVLGIESRGFLIGSAVAYELGCGIAVVRKPGKLPAAKFDASYALEYGSDTLEIHQDAFTPGSRVLVVDDLLATGGTAEATIALARQLRGEVIAAAFIIELTFLPGRQRLAPCEVVSLIQYDSE, translated from the coding sequence ATGCAAGATTTGAAGAAATATATCCGAGATGTCCCAAACTTTCCCAAGGCTGGCATTATGTTTCGTGACATCACTCCGCTGTTAGCGAACGGCCCAGCCTGGCGTGATACGGTAAAGGCGGTTGCCGACCGCTATCGAAACCGTGTCGACATTGTTCTCGGGATTGAGTCGCGTGGATTTCTGATTGGTTCGGCTGTGGCGTATGAATTGGGCTGTGGAATCGCGGTCGTACGCAAGCCAGGAAAATTGCCCGCGGCAAAGTTTGATGCCAGTTATGCGTTAGAGTATGGGTCAGATACGCTGGAGATTCACCAGGATGCGTTTACACCTGGAAGTCGGGTGTTGGTCGTTGATGATTTATTGGCAACCGGAGGAACCGCTGAAGCGACGATTGCCCTGGCGCGGCAATTGCGCGGTGAGGTGATAGCTGCGGCGTTTATCATTGAACTGACCTTTCTTCCTGGCCGTCAACGCCTTGCACCCTGTGAAGTCGTCTCGCTTATTCAGTATGATAGTGAGTAA